The Glycine soja cultivar W05 unplaced genomic scaffold, ASM419377v2 tig00104511_1_pilon_84547_1256723, whole genome shotgun sequence genome contains a region encoding:
- the LOC114404538 gene encoding fasciclin-like arabinogalactan protein 3, with the protein MGFKSSSLLCLALLLACSSAIHAFDITQLLGQYPEFSTFNKYLTETKLADEINSRNTITVLAVEDSAMNSIAAKSPEAIKAIISTHVILDFFDEKKLMEAQANSQQLTTLFQASGIAVNQQGFLKVALVGEGEIAFGSAVSGAPVDATELMRTVTSEPYNISILQVTKPILVPGVDSQTPASSSGAQSSQGANAPVAAQGAKAPMSSLQGAKAPIPTPVAKSPVPAQSAKAPVPSKTAAASPPTGESVAESPEVAAEAPATSPTGAEAPGPMADDVTPADVPSSASTTKMGLVGAVMAFASLFIVL; encoded by the coding sequence ATGGGTTTCAAAAGCTCTTCTCTTCTATGCCTAGCTCTTTTGCTTGCATGCTCTTCGGCTATTCATGCCTTTGACATCACACAACTGCTAGGCCAATATCCAGAGTTTTCCACATTCAACAAATACCTAACGGAAACCAAGCTCGCAGACGAAATCAACAGCCGCAACACCATCACTGTCCTCGCCGTTGAAGACTCAGCCATGAATTCCATTGCTGCCAAGTCCCCAGAAGCCATTAAGGCCATCATTAGCACCCATGTCATCCTTGACTTCTTTGATGAGAAGAAGCTCATGGAAGCTCAAGCTAATAGCCAACAGTTGACAACCCTATTCCAGGCCTCAGGCATTGCAGTGAACCAACAAGGCTTCCTCAAGGTTGCACTcgtcggcgaaggcgagatcgCCTTCGGCTCGGCCGTGAGTGGCGCCCCAGTCGACGCCACCGAGCTCATGAGGACCGTCACCAGCGAGCCCTACAACATCTCCATTCTCCAAGTCACCAAACCCATCCTAGTCCCAGGTGTTGATTCACAAACCCCAGCCTCATCATCTGGTGCACAATCCTCACAAGGAGCCAATGCTCCCGTTGCTGCACAGGGTGCCAAAGCTCCTATGTCATCATTACAAGGTGCCAAGGCACCCATTCCGACACCGGTTGCAAAGTCACCTGTGCCAGCACAGAGTGCCAAGGCACCAGTTCCTTCGAAGACTGCGGCCGCATCTCCACCTACTGGTGAAAGCGTTGCCGAGTCTCCGGAGGTTGCTGCTGAAGCCCCAGCAACGAGCCCAACTGGAGCTGAGGCTCCAGGTCCCATGGCTGATGATGTTACTCCTGCTGATGTTCCTAGCAGTGCTTCAACCACAAAGATGGGTTTGGTTGGCGCAGTGATGGCCTTTGCTTCCCTCTTCATTGTTCTATAA